The Manihot esculenta cultivar AM560-2 chromosome 11, M.esculenta_v8, whole genome shotgun sequence genome includes a region encoding these proteins:
- the LOC122725040 gene encoding uncharacterized protein LOC122725040 — translation MMTFRQMKMNSLVTLILMQMQTVIMSTIHMNQTKFIYILKKFGVVYFFYYSMRGRGRVSKPRGRVQLPVSASQEDANTDDGHEHEAHIPRAPTGLGDTELQIWVPLASSVQPSHIDRSYTPVAPSADAQLPRPLPPPHRHSLHPHHPPAAP, via the exons ATGATGACGTTTCGACAGATGAAGATGAATTCCTTAGTGACCCTGATTCTGATGCAGATGCAGACGGTGATAATGAGTACAATTCATATGAATCAGACTAAATTCATCTATATACTAAAGAAGTTTGGAGTTGTATATTTCTTTTATTACTCA ATGAGGGGACGTGGAAGGGTTAGCAAGCCCAGAGGACGGGTTCAACTTCCTGTAAGTGCAAGTCAAGAGGACGCGAATACAGATGACGGACATGAGCATGAGGCGCATATACCACGAGCACCGACGGGACTTGGGGATACGGAACTTCAGATATGGGTTCCACTTGCATCCAGTGTACAGCCATCTCATATAGATCGATCATATACACCAGTTGCACCATCTGCCGATGCACAGCTTCCCCGTCCCCTTCCACCACCTCACCGTCACAGTTTACATCCTCACCACCCTCCTGCAGCTCCATGA
- the LOC110625699 gene encoding uncharacterized protein LOC110625699, translated as MKPKSFIGRNSRNTFYGTKQLRAWGLIWEIRKGKAKNLATPDYVLRKWQETWNTSEYKEKCEKFSANRRSEAGGSGSGISRHACGSVSQYTHQRRMRERLGRKPHPHELFEATQKRKGTEEFVDARSKAIYDKYVELKEAATHQQEGSNEPTPINEAQLYYEAVGGQKKSRVYGLGSQASAYFHEPAYCSASYTSAPPVDPPTIETMNRMQNKIDWLETENSRITTRLDELQMFMHRMMAQQGIGTSTQTSGPTAPPAPSPQQRRDDTPVIGDHHTDSDDDIDDELASLV; from the exons ATGAAACCAAAGAGTTTTATTGGCAGGAATTCAAG AAATACTTTCTATGGGACCAAGCAATTGAGAGCTTG GGGCTTAATATGGGAAATCCGGAAAGGAAAGGCGAAAAATCTTGCAACCCCTGATTATGTTTTGAGGAAGTGGCAGGAAACTTGGAACACTTCTGAATACAAAGAGAAGTGTGAGAAGTTTTCTGCCAATAGGCGCAGTGAGGCTGGAGGTTCAGGATCTGGCATTTCCAGGCACGCATGCGGTTCTGTTTCACAGTACACCCACCAGCGGAGGATG AGGGAAAGACTAGGCAGAAAACCACATCCGCATGAGCTTTTTGAGGCCACACAAAAGAGAAAGGGGACGGAGGAGTTTGTTGATGCGAGATCAAaagctatttat GATAAATACGTAGAGCTGAAGGAGGCTGCTACACATCAACAGGAGGGAAGCAATGAACCAACGCCCATAAATGAGGCCCAACTGTACTACGAAGCGGTTGGCGGACAGAAAAAGAGTCGAGTTTATGGGTTAGGGTCCCAGGCCTCAGCATATTTTCATGAGCCAGCTTATTGTTCTGCATCATACACGTCTGCACCCCCAGTGGATCCTCCTACAATTGAAACAATGAACAGGATGCAGAATAAAATTGATTGGCTAGAGACAGAGAATAGTCGAATCACCACAAGGCTGGACGAGCTGCAGATGTTTATGCATAGGATGATGGCACAACAGGGTATTGGGACATCCACTCAGACATCTGGTCCTACGGCACCTCCAGCTCCGTCTCCACAGCAGCGGCGTGATGATACTCCTGTCATTGGTGATCATCATACAGATAGTGATGATGATATAGATGATGAGCTAgctagtttagtttag
- the LOC110627000 gene encoding exocyst complex component EXO70H1, which produces MPRKGMRTVFFKQSPSSPPIRSPPHRHTFSDKLMDENIDNAHILISKWDSDSPTSSNYCSISSLFRDNRQEAKQYLNSIKQLQSAMQYYISENSASEKLVRAQNLMQIAMKRLEKEFYQTLKSNRDFLDSESLSNHSSRASRSSFSDFEDESEDDSSRYGDTVSEVERVSIVAMADLKAIADCMIGSGYGKECVKIYKIIRKSIVDETLYNLGVENLNFSQIQKMDWEVLELKIKSWLNAVKVAVKTLFYGEKVLCDYVFSASVSIKESCFADITRDGALTLFGFPESVAKCKKTPEKMFRTLDLYEAIADLWQDIESIFSFESTSTVRSQAVNSLIRLGEAARTMLTDFESAISKDNSKTPVPGGGVHPLTRYVMNYIAFLADYSGILSDIVADWPLTTSSPLPESYFGSPEHEDGSSSAISVRLAWLILVLLCKLDGKAEFYKEVSLSYLFLANNLQYVVNKVRKSSLKLLIGDEWITKHEAKVKQYALNYERMGWNKVFSSLPENSASGMTIHEAAECFKRFNSAFEEACKKQRSWVVPDGKLRDEIKVSLAKKLVPAYREFYEKYRVAVRREIGNTVTVKFSPDDLGNYLSDLFFGITGGSGSISSASSTSSFSSSSTHSASGKSR; this is translated from the coding sequence ATGCCAAGAAAAGGTATGAGGACTGTCTTCTTCAAGCAATCTCCTTCATCTCCTCCAATTCGATCACCGCCTCATCGCCATACCTTCTCTGATAAATTAATGGATGAGAACATTGACAATGCCCATATTCTCATTTCCAAATGGGATTCTGATTCCCCCACTTCTTCAAATTACTGCTCCATCTCTTCTCTTTTTAGGGATAATCGCCAAGAAGCCAAGCAATACCTCAACTCTATCAAACAACTACAGTCTGCTATGCAATATTACATCTCTGAAAACTCTGCTTCTGAAAAGCTCGTTCGTGCTCAAAATCTCATGCAAATTGCTATGAAAAGACTCGAGAAGGAGTTCTACCAAACCTTGAAATCTAACAGAGACTTTCTTGACTCGGAATCGCTGTCCAATCACTCTTCTAGAGCGTCCAGATCGAGCTTTTCAGATTTTGAAGATGAATCTGAGGACGACTCTTCACGATATGGTGATACTGTTTCTGAAGTAGAGCGAGTCTCTATAGTTGCTATGGCGGATTTGAAGGCGATTGCTGATTGCATGATTGGTTCTGGTTATGGAAAAGAATGCgtcaaaatttataaaattattcgcAAATCGATTGTTGATGAGACTCTCTATAATCTTGGAGTTGAAAATCTGAATTTCTCGCAGATTCAGAAAATGGATTGGGAGGTACTGGAATTGAAGATCAAGAGCTGGTTAAATGCAGTGAAAGTGGCGGTTAAGACCTTGTTTTATGGAGAGAAGGTTCTCTGTGATTATGTCTTCTCTGCTTCTGTTTCGATAAAGGAGTCGTGCTTTGCCGATATTACGAGAGACGGTGCCTTGACGCTGTTTGGCTTCCCGGAAAGTGTAGCCAAGTGCAAGAAAACTCCAGAGAAAATGTTTCGCACTCTCGATCTCTATGAAGCAATTGCTGACTTATGGCAAGACATTGAGTCCATTTTCAGCTTCGAATCAACCTCCACCGTCCGTTCACAAGCCGTTAACTCCCTAATCCGGCTCGGCGAGGCTGCACGTACTATGTTAACGGACTTCGAATCGGCGATTTCCAAAGACAATTCGAAAACGCCAGTTCCTGGAGGCGGGGTCCACCCTCTCACACGTTACGTAATGAACTACATCGCTTTTCTAGCCGATTATAGCGGTATCCTATCTGATATAGTCGCCGATTGGCCATTAACGACGTCGTCTCCTTTGCCAGAATCTTATTTCGGAAGCCCCGAGCATGAAGATGGCTCATCCTCGGCGATTTCCGTACGGTTGGCTTGGCTCATCCTCGTTTTACTCTGCAAACTCGACGGCAAGGCTGAGTTTTACAAGGAAGTGTCTCTATCATATCTCTTTCTAGCTAATAATCTCCAATACGTGGTTAACAAAGTTCGAAAATCAAGCTTGAAATTGCTTATCGGCGATGAATGGATCACAAAACACGAGGCTAAGGTGAAACAATACGCATTGAATTACGAACGCATGGGGTGGAACAAGGTTTTCAGTTCATTGCCGGAGAATTCAGCGTCGGGGATGACAATTCACGAAGCAGCAGAGTGTTTCAAGAGATTTAACTCCGCTTTCGAGGAGGCATGCAAGAAGCAACGTTCATGGGTGGTTCCGGACGGCAAACTGAGAGACGAGATTAAAGTATCGTTGGCGAAGAAGCTGGTGCCGGCGTACCGGGAATTTTACGAGAAGTATCGGGTGGCAGTGAGGAGGGAAATCGGAAACACAGTGACCGTAAAATTTTCGCCTGATGATTTGGGAAATTACTTGTCGGATTTGTTCTTTGGAATCACCGGTGGTTCTGGAAGTATTTCGTCAGCTTCATCAACGTCGTCGTTTTCTTCATCGTCGACTCACTCTGCAAGTGGAAAAAGCCGTTGA
- the LOC110626057 gene encoding 3-ketoacyl-CoA synthase 12, with product MDVLILVYAFLILYPLFLLWWWADSKRDQECYLLDYECYKPTDDRKLDTEFCGELITRSGLLGLNEYKFLLKAIVSSGVGEETYAPRMVFARREENPAYEDGILEMEEFFKDSIGKVLARSGVSPQEIDVLVVNVSMLSVVPSLAARIMNHYKMREDIKVYNLTGMGCSASLISINIAQNIFKTRKNSYALVVTSECLSLNWYSGNDKSMILANCLFRSGGCAILLTNKRALKKRAMFKLKCLVRTHHGARDESYECCIQKEDDHGRLGFYLGKNLPKAATRALVDNLREISPRILPIRELLRFIVVSFIKKWKQGSSKVGGGTNTKAMINFKTGVDHFCIHTGGKAVIDGIGSNLDLSEYDLEPARMTLHRFGNTSASSLWYVLGYMEAKKRLKKGDRILMVSFGAGFKCNSCLWEVMRDLGDGNVWRDCVDKYPPKTLANPFMEKYGWINDEDPNTFVVPR from the coding sequence ATGGATGTTCTTATTCTTGTGTATGCATTCTTGATCTTGTATCCACTCTTCTTACTATGGTGGTGGGCCGATTCAAAAAGAGATCAAGAATGCTATTTACTAGACTATGAGTGCTATAAACCAACTGATGATAGGAAGCTTGACACTGAGTTTTGTGGCGAGTTGATTACGAGGAGTGGGCTTCTTGGTCTCAATGAGTACAAGTTTCTCTTGAAAGCAATTGTAAGCTCCGGCGTTGGAGAAGAAACCTATGCTCCGAGGATGGTTTTCGCCCGCCGGGAAGAAAACCCTGCTTATGAAGATGGGATCTTGGAGATGGAGGAGTTCTTTAAAGATAGTATTGGAAAAGTCTTGGCCAGATCAGGCGTTTCTCCTCAAGAAATCGATGTTCTTGTGGTTAATGTCTCAATGCTTTCTGTGGTTCCTTCCTTGGCAGCTAGGATCATGAATCACTACAAAATGAGGGAAGATATTAAGGTTTATAATCTCACTGGGATGGGCTGCAGCGCCAGCCTTATATCTATCAACATTGCTCAGAACATTTTCAAGACTCGCAAGAACTCGTACGCACTCGTCGTCACCTCAGAGTGTTTGAGCCTGAATTGGTACTCTGGGAATGATAAATCGATGATTCTCGCAAATTGCTTGTTTCGTTCAGGTGGGTGTGCGATCCTTCTGACAAACAAAAGAGCATTGAAGAAGCGAGCCATGTTCAAGCTGAAGTGTCTGGTTCGGACACACCATGGGGCTAGAGATGAGTCTTATGAATGTTGCATACAAAAAGAAGACGACCATGGCCGCCTAGGTTTTTACCTAGGAAAGAATCTCCCAAAGGCAGCTACAAGAGCTTTAGTCGACAACCTTCGAGAAATATCTCCTAGGATTTTACCCATAAGAGAATTACTCAGATTTATAGTAGTTTCCTTCATTAAAAAATGGAAACAAGGTTCCAGCAAAGTTGGAGGAGGGACAAATACTAAAGCAATGATCAACTTCAAGACTGGAGTTGATCATTTCTGCATCCACACTGGTGGGAAAGCTGTAATAGATGGCATAGGATCAAACCTTGATCTGTCTGAGTATGATTTGGAACCAGCAAGAATGACTCTACACAGATTTGGCAACACATCAGCAAGCAGCCTTTGGTATGTCTTGGGCTACATGGAAGCCAAGAAGAGGCTAAAAAAAGGAGACAGAATCTTGATGGTAAGCTTTGGTGCAGGGTTCAAATGCAACAGCTGCTTGTGGGAAGTGATGAGAGATTTGGGAGATGGCAATGTGTGGAGAGATTGTGTTGATAAGTATCCACCAAAAACATTAGCAAATCCTTTCATGGAGAAATATGGATGGATCAATGATGAAGATCCAAACACCTTTGTTGTTCCTCGCTGA
- the LOC110626947 gene encoding nudix hydrolase 9 isoform X3, protein MEEAAYKLLLSCPYGLSASQIWDQRAQKNTSLYNGKKFRYGGHNVHSGDGSNKDSHVWLQLGLTDYRTFVGTNLSPLWEKFLVPSEDDPIQCQHMSSPLGNGAVVETSDKKIVVLRRSSNVGEFPGHFVFPGGHPEPEEVGIDSDQSDKDSEMINKKASQEMFDSIIREVVEEIGVPAMSLCNPLFIGISRRVLNVRPAAFFFIRCNLCSEEIQQLYCNAQDGYESTQLFTVPLVELESMASKMPGCHQGGFALYKLMVEALKNT, encoded by the exons ATGGAGGAGGCCGCCTACAAGCTTCTACTCTCATGCCCTTATGGTCTCTCTGCTTCTcag ATATGGGATCAAAGGGCACAGAAGAACACATCATTGTACAATGGTAAAAAGTTCCGG TATGGAGGGCATAATGTCCACAGTGGAGATGGATCAAACAAAGATTCTCATGTATGGCTCCAACTTGGTTTGACAGATTATAG GACTTTTGTGGGGACAAACTTGAGTCCTTTGTGGGAAAAGTTCCTTGTTCCATCAGAAG ATGACCCTATACAATGTCAACATATGTCAAGTCCACTGGGCAATGGTGCAGTTGTGGAGACATCTGACAAGAAAATAGTTGTGTTGCGAAGAAGTTCTAATGTTGGGGAATTTCCTGGACATTTTGTTTTCCCTGGAGGTCATCCAGAG CCTGAAGAAGTTGGAATAGACTCTGATCAGAGTGACAAAGACTCTGAGATGATCAATAAGAAGGCTTCTCAAGAGATGTTTGACAGTATCATTCGTGAAGTAGTTGAGGAAATTGGTGTACCAGCAATGTCTCTT TGTAATCCACTTTTTATTGGTATATCCCGCCGGGTGTTAAATGTTAGACCTGCTGCCTTTTTCTTCATCAGGTGCAACCTTTGCTCAGAAGAAATTCAACAACTGTATTGTAATGCTCAAGATGGCTATGAATCAACACAACTTTTTACAGTTCCATTG GTTGAATTAGAAAGTATGGCATCGAAAATGCCTGGCTGCCATCAGGGCGGGTTTGCTCTCTATAAGCTGATGGTGGAAGCTTTGAAGAATACCTGA
- the LOC110626947 gene encoding nudix hydrolase 9 isoform X1: MEEAAYKLLLSCPYGLSASQVSVVLDQLYDRIRHPDDELENSIAEIWDQRAQKNTSLYNGKKFRYGGHNVHSGDGSNKDSHVWLQLGLTDYRTFVGTNLSPLWEKFLVPSEDDPIQCQHMSSPLGNGAVVETSDKKIVVLRRSSNVGEFPGHFVFPGGHPEPEEVGIDSDQSDKDSEMINKKASQEMFDSIIREVVEEIGVPAMSLCNPLFIGISRRVLNVRPAAFFFIRCNLCSEEIQQLYCNAQDGYESTQLFTVPLVELESMASKMPGCHQGGFALYKLMVEALKNT; this comes from the exons ATGGAGGAGGCCGCCTACAAGCTTCTACTCTCATGCCCTTATGGTCTCTCTGCTTCTcag GTATCCGTGGTTTTAGATCAATTATACGATAGAATTCGCCATCCTGATGATGAATTAGAAAACTCCATCGCTGAG ATATGGGATCAAAGGGCACAGAAGAACACATCATTGTACAATGGTAAAAAGTTCCGG TATGGAGGGCATAATGTCCACAGTGGAGATGGATCAAACAAAGATTCTCATGTATGGCTCCAACTTGGTTTGACAGATTATAG GACTTTTGTGGGGACAAACTTGAGTCCTTTGTGGGAAAAGTTCCTTGTTCCATCAGAAG ATGACCCTATACAATGTCAACATATGTCAAGTCCACTGGGCAATGGTGCAGTTGTGGAGACATCTGACAAGAAAATAGTTGTGTTGCGAAGAAGTTCTAATGTTGGGGAATTTCCTGGACATTTTGTTTTCCCTGGAGGTCATCCAGAG CCTGAAGAAGTTGGAATAGACTCTGATCAGAGTGACAAAGACTCTGAGATGATCAATAAGAAGGCTTCTCAAGAGATGTTTGACAGTATCATTCGTGAAGTAGTTGAGGAAATTGGTGTACCAGCAATGTCTCTT TGTAATCCACTTTTTATTGGTATATCCCGCCGGGTGTTAAATGTTAGACCTGCTGCCTTTTTCTTCATCAGGTGCAACCTTTGCTCAGAAGAAATTCAACAACTGTATTGTAATGCTCAAGATGGCTATGAATCAACACAACTTTTTACAGTTCCATTG GTTGAATTAGAAAGTATGGCATCGAAAATGCCTGGCTGCCATCAGGGCGGGTTTGCTCTCTATAAGCTGATGGTGGAAGCTTTGAAGAATACCTGA
- the LOC110626947 gene encoding nudix hydrolase 9 isoform X2 codes for MEEAAYKLLLSCPYGLSASQVSVVLDQLYDRIRHPDDELENSIAEYGGHNVHSGDGSNKDSHVWLQLGLTDYRTFVGTNLSPLWEKFLVPSEDDPIQCQHMSSPLGNGAVVETSDKKIVVLRRSSNVGEFPGHFVFPGGHPEPEEVGIDSDQSDKDSEMINKKASQEMFDSIIREVVEEIGVPAMSLCNPLFIGISRRVLNVRPAAFFFIRCNLCSEEIQQLYCNAQDGYESTQLFTVPLVELESMASKMPGCHQGGFALYKLMVEALKNT; via the exons ATGGAGGAGGCCGCCTACAAGCTTCTACTCTCATGCCCTTATGGTCTCTCTGCTTCTcag GTATCCGTGGTTTTAGATCAATTATACGATAGAATTCGCCATCCTGATGATGAATTAGAAAACTCCATCGCTGAG TATGGAGGGCATAATGTCCACAGTGGAGATGGATCAAACAAAGATTCTCATGTATGGCTCCAACTTGGTTTGACAGATTATAG GACTTTTGTGGGGACAAACTTGAGTCCTTTGTGGGAAAAGTTCCTTGTTCCATCAGAAG ATGACCCTATACAATGTCAACATATGTCAAGTCCACTGGGCAATGGTGCAGTTGTGGAGACATCTGACAAGAAAATAGTTGTGTTGCGAAGAAGTTCTAATGTTGGGGAATTTCCTGGACATTTTGTTTTCCCTGGAGGTCATCCAGAG CCTGAAGAAGTTGGAATAGACTCTGATCAGAGTGACAAAGACTCTGAGATGATCAATAAGAAGGCTTCTCAAGAGATGTTTGACAGTATCATTCGTGAAGTAGTTGAGGAAATTGGTGTACCAGCAATGTCTCTT TGTAATCCACTTTTTATTGGTATATCCCGCCGGGTGTTAAATGTTAGACCTGCTGCCTTTTTCTTCATCAGGTGCAACCTTTGCTCAGAAGAAATTCAACAACTGTATTGTAATGCTCAAGATGGCTATGAATCAACACAACTTTTTACAGTTCCATTG GTTGAATTAGAAAGTATGGCATCGAAAATGCCTGGCTGCCATCAGGGCGGGTTTGCTCTCTATAAGCTGATGGTGGAAGCTTTGAAGAATACCTGA
- the LOC110626947 gene encoding nudix hydrolase 9 isoform X4: MVSLLLRYGIKGHRRTHHCTMVKSSGMEGIMSTVEMDQTKILMTFVGTNLSPLWEKFLVPSEDDPIQCQHMSSPLGNGAVVETSDKKIVVLRRSSNVGEFPGHFVFPGGHPEPEEVGIDSDQSDKDSEMINKKASQEMFDSIIREVVEEIGVPAMSLCNPLFIGISRRVLNVRPAAFFFIRCNLCSEEIQQLYCNAQDGYESTQLFTVPLVELESMASKMPGCHQGGFALYKLMVEALKNT, from the exons ATGGTCTCTCTGCTTCTcag ATATGGGATCAAAGGGCACAGAAGAACACATCATTGTACAATGGTAAAAAGTTCCGG TATGGAGGGCATAATGTCCACAGTGGAGATGGATCAAACAAAGATTCTCAT GACTTTTGTGGGGACAAACTTGAGTCCTTTGTGGGAAAAGTTCCTTGTTCCATCAGAAG ATGACCCTATACAATGTCAACATATGTCAAGTCCACTGGGCAATGGTGCAGTTGTGGAGACATCTGACAAGAAAATAGTTGTGTTGCGAAGAAGTTCTAATGTTGGGGAATTTCCTGGACATTTTGTTTTCCCTGGAGGTCATCCAGAG CCTGAAGAAGTTGGAATAGACTCTGATCAGAGTGACAAAGACTCTGAGATGATCAATAAGAAGGCTTCTCAAGAGATGTTTGACAGTATCATTCGTGAAGTAGTTGAGGAAATTGGTGTACCAGCAATGTCTCTT TGTAATCCACTTTTTATTGGTATATCCCGCCGGGTGTTAAATGTTAGACCTGCTGCCTTTTTCTTCATCAGGTGCAACCTTTGCTCAGAAGAAATTCAACAACTGTATTGTAATGCTCAAGATGGCTATGAATCAACACAACTTTTTACAGTTCCATTG GTTGAATTAGAAAGTATGGCATCGAAAATGCCTGGCTGCCATCAGGGCGGGTTTGCTCTCTATAAGCTGATGGTGGAAGCTTTGAAGAATACCTGA